The Mercurialis annua linkage group LG8, ddMerAnnu1.2, whole genome shotgun sequence genome window below encodes:
- the LOC126659769 gene encoding 7-deoxyloganetic acid glucosyl transferase-like: protein MKSALNYPSSPPHVLIFPVPAQGHVNSMLKLAELLSISGIHVTFLNTDRSQELLTRFTDVQARFTNKYPGFKFLTITDGLDHDSPVLDPVMAMFDSMKLKSKPVFKKMLTDIRPEVDCVIGDGILGFIAETCFEVGVPVIHFRTVSACCFWACFNMPDMIEAGELPIRGEEDMDRLITKVPGMETFLRCRDLPSYCRKTDVNDPLIRMVIEATMQCRQVHALIFNTFEELEGDTLSQIRNHCPKIFSIGPLHELLNVKLNTQETQQYSLNSLSEIDRSCMTWLDGQETGSVIYVSFGSNTSITKEQVTEIWHGIANSKTRFLWVIRPGSVTDKNDGSKDDDSVDKISRELQEGGPKENGYVVKWAPQEEVLGHKAIGGFLTHNGWNSTLESIVAGVPMICWPNFVDQLVNSRFVSEIWKIGLDMKDVCDRKIVEKMVNDLMVNKRDEFVKSSSRMAELARKSVSEGGSSWSNLDRLIEEIRVISRQGDHHD from the exons atgaaaTCAGCCTTAAATTATCCTTCTTCTCCTCCACACGTACTGATATTTCCTGTTCCAGCACAAGGCCATGTAAACTCCATGCTCAAGCTAGCCGAGCTTCTATCTATCTCCGGCATCCACGTCACCTTTCTCAACACTGATCGGAGCCAAGAACTTCTGACCCGTTTCACCGATGTTCAAGCCCGTTTTACAAACAAATATCCAGGGTTCAAGTTCTTGACCATAACTGACGGTCTTGATCATGACTCACCGGTGTTGGATCCGGTCATGGCTATGTTTGACTCGATGAAGCTGAAAAGCAAGCCGGTTTTCAAGAAAATGTTGACTGATATTCGGCCGGAAGTTGATTGTGTGATAGGAGATGGGATTTTAGGGTTTATTGCTGAGACTTGTTTTGAAGTTGGGGTTCCGGTTATTCATTTTCGTACGGTTAGTGCTTGTTGCTTCTGGGCTTGTTTTAATATGCCGGACATGATTGAAGCCGGTGAACTTCCGATCCGAG GAGAAGAAGACATGGACAGACTCATAACGAAAGTTCCGGGAATGGAAACGTTTCTTCGATGCAGAGATTTACCAAGTTATTGCAGAAAAACCGACGTGAACGATCCATTGATTCGAATGGTTATAGAAGCAACAATGCAATGCCGTCAAGTACACGCCCTAATCTTCAACACATTCGAAGAACTCGAAGGAGATACACTATCACAAATACGCAACCATTGCCCTAAAATCTTCTCTATCGGACCTCTCCACGAGCTTTTAAATGTGAAACTTAATACGCAAGAAACACAACAATATTCTTTGAACAGCCTATCGGAAATTGATCGAAGTTGCATGACATGGCTTGATGGTCAAGAAACGGGATCCGTCATCTATGTAAGCTTCGGTAGCAACACATCTATAACCAAAGAACAAGTAACGGAGATTTGGCACGGTATTGCTAATAGCAAGACCCGATTTTTATGGGTGATAAGACCTGGCTCTGTTACCGATAAGAATGACGGTAGCAAAGACGATGACAGTGTCGATAAAATTTCTCGAGAGCTTCAAGAGGGCGGCCCCAAAGAAAACGGATACGTCGTAAAATGGGCCCCGCAAGAAGAGGTGTTAGGACACAAAGCGATAGGTGGATTTTTGACACATAATGGATGGAATTCAACATTGGAGAGTATTGTAGCAGGTGTGCCTATGATTTGTTGGCCTAATTTTGTTGATCAATTAGTGAATAGTAGATTTGTGAGTGAGATTTGGAAAATTGGATTGGATATGAAGGATGTTTGTGATAGAAAAATTGTTGAAAAAATGGTAAATGACCTTATGGTGAATAAGAGGGACGAGTTTGTGAAATCTTCTAGTAGAATGGCAGAATTGGCTAGAAAAAGTGTGAGTGAAGGTGGGTCTTCTTGGAGTAATCTGGACCGTTTGATTGAAGAAATAAGGGTGATAAGTAGGCAAGGAGATCATCATGATTGA
- the LOC126659779 gene encoding 18.1 kDa class I heat shock protein-like produces MALSIGGRRSNIFDPFSLDIWDPFEGFPLFTGANPPQPQRETAAIAATRVDWKETPEAHIFTADLPGLKKEEVKVEVEDDRVLQISGERTKEQEEENDKWHRVERSSGRFLRRFRLPENAKMDGIKANMENGLLKIVVPKEGPKKPEVKSIEIGA; encoded by the coding sequence atGGCTCTAAGCATCGGAGGAAGAAGGAGCAACATCTTCGATCCATTCTCACTCGACATATGGGACCCATTCGAGGGCTTCCCTCTCTTCACCGGAGCAAATCCACCGCAACCTCAGCGAGAAACCGCTGCGATCGCTGCCACGAGGGTGGACTGGAAAGAAACACCGGAGGCTCACATATTCACAGCCGATCTTCCTGGTTTAAAGAAAGAGGAGGTGAAAGTCGAAGTTGAGGATGACAGAGTACTTCAAATCAGTGGAGAAAGAACCaaagaacaagaagaagagAATGATAAGTGGCATCGAGTTGAGAGGAGCAGCGGGCGGTTCTTGAGGCGGTTCAGGTTGCCGGAAAATGCGAAAATGGACGGAATTAAAGCTAATATGGAAAATGGTTTGCTTAAAATAGTTGTGCCTAAAGAGGGTCCGAAGAAACCCGAGGTCAAGTCTATTGAGATTGGAGCTTGA